The Neisseria sicca genome includes a window with the following:
- the ykgO gene encoding type B 50S ribosomal protein L36, producing the protein MQVLSSLKTAKKRHRDCQIVRRKGKVYVICKSNPRFKARQR; encoded by the coding sequence ATGCAAGTTTTATCTTCACTGAAAACAGCGAAAAAACGCCACCGCGACTGTCAAATCGTCCGCAGGAAGGGTAAGGTTTACGTTATTTGTAAGAGTAACCCGCGCTTTAAGGCACGTCAGCGTTAA
- the pheT gene encoding phenylalanine--tRNA ligase subunit beta, with translation MQFSYSWLKTQADTELSADKLEHLLTMSGLEVEEAETAAPAFTGVVIAEVKSVEKHPDADRLNVTQVDAGTGELVQIVCGAPNVKAGIKVPCSLPGAVLPGNFKIKPTKMRGVVSNGMLCSTDELGLPDDGVNGLHILPQDAPVGTNIREYLDLDDTVFTLKITPNRADCLSIKGIAREVSALTGCAFKQPAIHAAPITGSRKQPVQIDAPADCGRFISRVIENVNARAATPDWMKQRLERSGIRSLSALVDIGNYVMLEIGQPMHVFDADKLSGSLHIRRAREGETLECLNEKTVSLSENTLVVADEKGALSLAGLMGGAASAVSDDTQNIVLEAAWFAPEIIAGKSRQYGFGSDSSFRFERGVDYRLQADAIERATELVLQICGGAAGEMVEALGRLPENKQVELRLGRLKTVLGVNIPAEQVETILQHLGLQPEKTAEGFRVTAPSFRFDIEIEADLIEEIGRVYGYENIPDDYTSGRLKMLALPETRRPRFAVYNEMAARGYREVVSYAFVDEQWELDFAANDNPIRLQNPLAAQYAVMRSTLIGGLVEILQNNLNRKQNRVRVFEIARVFSKGSDDRFVQNERIGGLWYGAAMPEQWGEKTRNADFYDIKADVENLLKNKAVEFVKTEHPALHPGRAANIVSDRQVIGFVGELHPKWLQKYDLPQAPLVFEIDMAAVLEREKTRYQAVSKFQPVRRDLAFVMPETMTHDDLLAALNGAANKLVQEISVFDVYRGTGLPEGMKSMAVKVILQDMENTLTDETVEPVIGKLIDAATAAGAQLRS, from the coding sequence ATGCAATTCTCCTATTCATGGCTGAAAACCCAAGCCGATACCGAACTTTCCGCCGATAAGCTGGAACATCTGTTAACCATGTCCGGCTTGGAAGTGGAAGAAGCCGAGACTGCCGCGCCGGCGTTTACAGGCGTGGTGATTGCCGAAGTGAAATCCGTTGAAAAACATCCGGATGCCGATCGTTTGAACGTTACCCAAGTTGATGCGGGTACGGGTGAGTTGGTGCAGATTGTGTGCGGTGCGCCGAATGTGAAAGCGGGCATCAAAGTGCCGTGTTCGTTGCCGGGCGCGGTGTTGCCGGGCAATTTCAAAATCAAGCCGACCAAGATGCGCGGCGTGGTGTCGAACGGGATGTTGTGTTCCACTGATGAACTTGGTCTGCCCGACGACGGCGTGAACGGCCTGCACATTCTGCCGCAAGACGCTCCCGTCGGCACAAACATCCGCGAATATCTGGATTTGGACGACACGGTGTTCACGCTGAAAATCACGCCGAACCGTGCCGACTGCCTGAGCATCAAAGGCATTGCGCGTGAAGTGTCCGCGCTGACCGGCTGCGCGTTCAAGCAACCTGCAATCCATGCCGCGCCAATCACAGGTAGCCGCAAACAGCCTGTGCAGATTGATGCGCCTGCCGATTGCGGCCGCTTTATCAGCCGCGTGATTGAAAACGTGAACGCGCGCGCCGCTACGCCGGATTGGATGAAGCAGCGTTTGGAGCGCAGCGGTATCCGCAGCCTGTCTGCGCTGGTGGATATCGGCAATTATGTGATGCTGGAAATCGGTCAGCCGATGCATGTTTTCGATGCCGACAAACTTTCAGGCAGCCTGCACATCCGCCGCGCGCGCGAAGGTGAAACGCTGGAATGCCTGAACGAGAAAACCGTCTCCCTGTCTGAAAACACGCTGGTAGTGGCCGATGAAAAAGGCGCGTTGAGTTTGGCAGGCCTGATGGGCGGCGCGGCAAGCGCGGTTTCAGACGACACACAAAATATCGTGCTGGAAGCGGCTTGGTTTGCGCCTGAAATCATCGCCGGCAAATCGCGCCAATACGGTTTTGGCTCGGATTCGTCGTTCCGCTTTGAGCGCGGCGTGGATTACCGTTTGCAGGCCGATGCCATCGAGCGCGCTACCGAATTGGTTTTGCAAATCTGCGGCGGTGCGGCAGGCGAAATGGTGGAAGCGTTGGGCAGGCTACCTGAAAACAAACAGGTTGAATTGCGTTTGGGTCGTCTGAAAACCGTGTTGGGCGTGAATATTCCTGCCGAGCAGGTGGAAACCATTTTGCAGCACTTGGGCTTGCAGCCTGAAAAAACGGCGGAAGGCTTCCGCGTTACCGCGCCGAGCTTTCGTTTCGACATCGAAATCGAAGCCGATTTGATTGAAGAAATCGGCCGCGTTTACGGCTATGAAAATATCCCCGACGATTACACGTCAGGTCGTCTGAAAATGCTGGCGCTGCCCGAAACCCGCCGTCCGCGTTTTGCCGTTTATAACGAAATGGCGGCGCGCGGCTACCGCGAAGTGGTCAGCTATGCCTTTGTTGACGAGCAGTGGGAACTTGATTTTGCCGCAAACGACAACCCCATCCGCCTGCAAAACCCGCTGGCGGCGCAGTATGCCGTGATGCGTTCCACGCTTATCGGCGGCTTGGTGGAAATTTTGCAAAACAATCTGAACCGCAAGCAAAACCGCGTGCGCGTGTTTGAAATCGCCCGCGTGTTCAGCAAAGGTTCAGACGACCGGTTTGTGCAAAACGAACGCATCGGCGGCCTGTGGTACGGTGCGGCGATGCCCGAACAATGGGGTGAGAAAACGCGCAACGCGGATTTTTACGACATCAAGGCCGATGTAGAAAATCTGTTGAAAAACAAAGCAGTTGAGTTCGTCAAAACCGAACATCCCGCCCTGCATCCAGGCCGCGCTGCCAATATCGTTTCAGACAGACAGGTCATCGGCTTTGTCGGCGAATTGCATCCGAAATGGCTGCAAAAATACGACTTGCCGCAAGCACCGCTGGTATTTGAAATCGATATGGCAGCCGTGTTGGAACGCGAAAAAACGCGTTATCAGGCAGTATCGAAATTTCAGCCGGTGCGCAGGGATTTGGCTTTTGTGATGCCTGAAACCATGACCCATGATGATTTGTTGGCCGCCTTGAACGGCGCGGCAAACAAGTTGGTACAGGAAATCAGCGTATTTGACGTGTATCGCGGTACGGGACTGCCTGAAGGGATGAAGAGCATGGCGGTTAAAGTGATTTTGCAGGATATGGAAAACACGCTGACGGATGAAACAGTCGAGCCGGTTATCGGAAAACTGATTGACGCGGCAACTGCTGCGGGAGCGCAACTTCGCAGCTAA
- a CDS encoding integration host factor subunit alpha, giving the protein MTLTKAELADILVDKVSNVTKNDAKEIVELFFEEIRSTLARGEEIKISGFGNFQLRDKPQRPGRNPKTGEEVPITARRVVTFHASQKLKGMVEHYYDKQR; this is encoded by the coding sequence ATGACATTAACTAAAGCCGAATTGGCCGATATTTTGGTAGATAAAGTCAGCAATGTAACCAAAAACGATGCCAAAGAAATCGTCGAACTCTTTTTTGAAGAAATCCGCAGCACTTTGGCACGCGGCGAAGAAATCAAAATTTCCGGTTTCGGTAATTTTCAGTTGCGCGACAAACCGCAACGTCCCGGCCGTAATCCGAAAACCGGCGAAGAAGTACCGATTACCGCCCGCCGCGTAGTAACTTTCCATGCCAGCCAAAAACTCAAAGGCATGGTGGAGCATTACTATGACAAACAACGCTAA
- the thrS gene encoding threonine--tRNA ligase yields the protein MLNITLPDGSVRQYESPVTVAQIAASIGAGLAKATVAGKVNGKLVDACDPITEDSTVQIITPKDQEGVEIIRHSCAHLVGHAVKQLYPNAKMVIGPVIEEGFYYDIATEKPFTPEDVAAIEARMKELIAQDYDVVKIMTPRAETIKIFQDRGEEYKLRLIDDMPEVEAMGMYHHQEYVDMCRGPHVPNTRFLKNFKLTKLAGAYWRGDSNNEMLQRIYGTAWATKDELKAYIQRIEEAEKRDHRKLGKQLDLFHLQDEAPGMVFWHPKGWALWQTIEQHMRKELNAAGYKEVKTPQIMDKTFWEKSGHWDNYKDNMFVTSSEKREYAVKPMNCPGHVQIFNNGLRSYRDLPMRLAEFGSCHRNEPSGALHGLMRVRGFVQDDAHIFCTEDQIVSEARAFNELLVRIYKQFGFHDVSVKLSLRPEKRAGSDDVWDKAEQGLREALTACGVEWDELPGEGAFYGPKIEYHVKDALGRSWQCGTLQLDFVLPERLDAEYVTENNDRARPVMLHRAILGSLERFIGILIENHAGSFPLWLAPVQMVIMNITENQADYCREVAAKLQAAGFRVELDLRNEKIGYKIRDNSQYRFPYQIVVGDKEKQENKVAVRRKAEDLGSLDLDDFIAQLQQEIADALVNH from the coding sequence ATGTTGAACATTACCTTGCCGGACGGCTCAGTCCGCCAGTACGAATCGCCCGTTACCGTGGCACAGATTGCCGCGTCTATCGGAGCAGGTTTGGCGAAGGCGACAGTGGCGGGTAAGGTAAACGGTAAATTGGTCGATGCATGCGATCCGATTACCGAAGATTCAACCGTCCAAATTATTACCCCGAAAGACCAAGAAGGCGTCGAAATCATCCGCCACTCTTGCGCCCACCTTGTCGGTCATGCGGTCAAGCAGCTCTATCCTAATGCAAAAATGGTTATCGGCCCCGTCATTGAAGAGGGCTTTTATTACGATATCGCAACGGAAAAACCGTTTACGCCTGAAGATGTCGCTGCCATCGAAGCGCGTATGAAAGAATTGATTGCTCAGGATTATGATGTAGTCAAAATTATGACTCCGCGCGCCGAAACCATCAAAATTTTCCAAGATCGCGGTGAAGAATACAAGCTGCGCTTGATTGACGATATGCCCGAAGTTGAAGCAATGGGTATGTATCATCATCAGGAATATGTCGATATGTGCCGCGGTCCGCACGTTCCGAACACCCGTTTCCTGAAAAACTTCAAGCTGACCAAGTTGGCAGGTGCATACTGGCGTGGAGACAGTAATAATGAAATGCTGCAACGTATTTACGGTACGGCTTGGGCGACAAAAGACGAATTAAAAGCCTATATCCAGCGTATCGAAGAAGCAGAAAAACGCGATCATCGCAAATTGGGCAAACAACTGGATTTGTTCCACTTGCAAGACGAAGCGCCGGGTATGGTGTTTTGGCATCCCAAAGGTTGGGCTTTGTGGCAGACTATCGAGCAGCATATGCGTAAAGAGCTGAATGCCGCCGGCTATAAAGAAGTCAAAACTCCCCAAATCATGGATAAAACCTTTTGGGAAAAATCCGGTCACTGGGATAACTACAAAGACAATATGTTCGTAACCAGTTCGGAAAAACGCGAATATGCGGTTAAACCAATGAATTGCCCCGGACATGTTCAGATTTTCAATAACGGCTTGCGCTCGTACCGTGATTTGCCGATGCGTTTGGCAGAGTTTGGCTCTTGCCATCGCAACGAGCCGAGTGGTGCATTGCATGGACTGATGCGTGTTCGCGGTTTTGTACAAGACGATGCGCATATTTTCTGCACCGAAGATCAAATTGTCAGCGAAGCGCGGGCATTTAATGAATTGCTGGTTCGTATTTACAAGCAATTCGGTTTCCACGATGTATCCGTCAAGCTTTCACTGCGTCCTGAGAAGCGCGCCGGTTCAGACGACGTGTGGGATAAGGCAGAACAAGGTCTACGCGAAGCATTGACTGCTTGCGGCGTGGAATGGGACGAGTTGCCGGGTGAGGGCGCGTTCTACGGACCTAAAATCGAATATCACGTCAAAGACGCATTGGGACGTTCTTGGCAGTGTGGTACGCTGCAACTGGACTTTGTATTGCCGGAACGCTTAGATGCAGAATATGTAACCGAAAACAATGACCGCGCCCGTCCGGTAATGTTGCACCGCGCCATTTTGGGTTCTTTGGAACGATTTATCGGTATTTTGATTGAAAACCATGCAGGTTCTTTCCCGTTGTGGTTGGCGCCGGTTCAAATGGTGATTATGAATATCACCGAAAATCAAGCGGATTACTGCCGTGAAGTGGCTGCCAAATTGCAAGCCGCAGGCTTCCGTGTGGAGCTGGATTTGCGTAACGAAAAAATTGGCTACAAAATCCGCGATAACAGCCAATACCGCTTCCCTTATCAAATCGTTGTCGGCGATAAAGAGAAGCAGGAAAACAAAGTGGCCGTGCGCCGCAAAGCAGAAGACTTGGGTTCTTTGGATTTGGATGATTTCATTGCACAACTACAGCAAGAAATCGCGGATGCCCTCGTCAACCATTAA
- the infC gene encoding translation initiation factor IF-3, which yields MIAQEREARINGEITAKEVRLISESGEQLGVVSVREALAMAEEQDVDLVEISPTAKPPVCKLMDYGKYKYQQAKKRDEAKKNQKQVQIKEIKFRPGTDEGDYQIKMRNINRFLADGDKVKVTLRFRGREMAHQQLGAQLLERVKEDLAEVAQIESFPKMEGRQMVMMIAPKKK from the coding sequence ATCATCGCTCAAGAACGCGAAGCACGAATCAATGGCGAAATTACCGCCAAAGAAGTGCGTTTAATCAGTGAGTCAGGCGAACAGCTTGGTGTCGTATCGGTTCGTGAAGCTTTGGCTATGGCCGAAGAGCAGGATGTGGATTTGGTAGAGATTTCCCCTACTGCCAAACCGCCCGTGTGCAAACTGATGGATTACGGTAAATATAAATACCAACAAGCCAAGAAACGCGACGAAGCCAAGAAAAATCAGAAGCAGGTGCAAATTAAGGAAATCAAATTCCGTCCGGGTACCGATGAAGGCGATTATCAAATCAAAATGCGCAACATCAACCGCTTCTTGGCTGACGGCGATAAAGTCAAAGTAACACTCCGTTTCCGTGGTCGTGAAATGGCTCACCAACAACTCGGTGCGCAACTTTTAGAGCGCGTAAAAGAAGATTTGGCGGAAGTAGCCCAAATCGAATCCTTCCCTAAAATGGAAGGCCGTCAAATGGTGATGATGATTGCACCAAAGAAAAAATAA
- the rpmI gene encoding 50S ribosomal protein L35 — protein sequence MPKMKTKSSAKKRFKVLGNGGVKRAHAFKRHILTKKTTKNKRQLRGTSMVNDRDLASVAKMLPYA from the coding sequence ATGCCTAAAATGAAAACCAAGTCTAGCGCGAAAAAACGCTTCAAAGTACTGGGTAACGGCGGTGTAAAACGCGCTCATGCGTTCAAACGCCACATCTTGACTAAAAAGACCACTAAAAACAAACGCCAATTGCGCGGTACCTCTATGGTAAACGATCGCGATTTGGCTTCTGTTGCTAAAATGTTACCCTACGCTTAA
- a CDS encoding toxin-antitoxin system YwqK family antitoxin, with amino-acid sequence MIQYWQKSLAAVLLLGVFSQTWAQSHSVYFNQHGKITATMSSVAYVRQYTVQSGIAKAQDFYYPSMKKYSDPYEVPAEQIKVFVPVLDNGALTLWHFNGQKKMVGTYRNSKPNGEWTNWYPNGKKSAVMPYQNGLSEGTGSRYYRNGVKESEIQFKHDKANGYWKQWYPDGSPKMEMNMVNDKPTEILSWDENGRILSEISISNGRRNGIVLEWYEDGAKKSESVYSNDQLVKKTHWDKEGYVVE; translated from the coding sequence ATGATTCAATATTGGCAAAAAAGTTTGGCTGCCGTACTGCTTTTAGGCGTATTTTCTCAAACATGGGCGCAATCCCATTCTGTTTATTTTAATCAACATGGCAAAATTACAGCAACGATGTCATCGGTTGCATATGTCCGACAATATACGGTTCAATCAGGTATTGCCAAGGCGCAGGATTTTTATTACCCGTCCATGAAGAAATATTCTGATCCGTATGAAGTTCCTGCAGAGCAAATTAAAGTGTTTGTTCCTGTGTTAGATAATGGGGCGTTGACGCTTTGGCATTTTAACGGACAGAAAAAAATGGTAGGGACTTATAGAAACAGCAAGCCGAACGGTGAATGGACAAACTGGTATCCGAACGGTAAGAAATCTGCTGTGATGCCTTATCAAAACGGTTTGAGCGAAGGAACCGGTTCGCGATATTACCGTAATGGGGTGAAGGAAAGCGAGATCCAGTTCAAACACGACAAAGCCAACGGTTATTGGAAGCAATGGTATCCGGACGGCAGTCCGAAGATGGAAATGAATATGGTCAACGATAAACCGACTGAGATTTTGAGTTGGGACGAAAATGGTCGTATTTTATCGGAAATCAGCATTTCTAATGGTCGTCGTAATGGTATTGTTTTGGAATGGTACGAAGATGGGGCCAAAAAGTCAGAATCGGTTTATTCCAACGATCAGCTGGTGAAGAAAACGCATTGGGATAAAGAAGGTTATGTTGTTGAATAA
- a CDS encoding VOC family protein, with translation MEQHINYITLGVGDLAISRRFYQDIFGWQETVDSNENIAFFETGSALRFALFGKEALAQDAQVLVQGSGFPCFTLAHNVGSEAEVDALFSELASKNVNIVKAPQKVFWGGYSGYIADPDGFLWEIAFNPFLQKLR, from the coding sequence ATGGAACAGCATATTAACTACATCACGCTCGGCGTAGGCGACCTTGCTATTTCCCGCCGTTTTTACCAAGACATATTCGGTTGGCAGGAAACGGTGGACAGTAATGAAAACATTGCGTTTTTTGAAACAGGAAGCGCGCTGCGGTTTGCTCTGTTTGGTAAGGAAGCCTTAGCGCAAGACGCGCAGGTATTAGTGCAGGGTAGCGGTTTTCCATGTTTTACGTTGGCGCATAATGTCGGCAGCGAAGCTGAAGTGGATGCATTGTTTTCTGAGCTCGCCTCAAAAAATGTGAATATCGTCAAAGCCCCGCAGAAAGTATTTTGGGGCGGATACAGCGGCTATATCGCCGACCCCGATGGCTTTTTATGGGAAATTGCCTTTAATCCGTTTTTGCAGAAATTACGCTGA
- the rplT gene encoding 50S ribosomal protein L20, translated as MPRVKRGVTARARHQKIFALAKGYRGRRKNVYRVAKQAVMKAGQYAYRDRRQRKRQFRQLWIVRINAGARENGLSYSKFMNGLKRASIEIDRKVLADLAVFDKAAFAQLVEKAKAALAA; from the coding sequence ATGCCACGCGTAAAACGCGGTGTAACCGCTCGTGCCCGTCACCAAAAAATCTTCGCGTTAGCCAAAGGCTACCGCGGTCGTCGTAAAAACGTATACCGCGTTGCCAAGCAAGCGGTAATGAAAGCCGGTCAATACGCATACCGTGACCGTCGTCAACGCAAACGCCAATTCCGTCAACTGTGGATTGTCCGTATCAATGCAGGTGCCCGTGAAAATGGTCTGTCTTACAGCAAATTCATGAACGGTCTGAAACGCGCCTCTATCGAAATCGACCGCAAAGTATTGGCTGATCTGGCTGTATTTGACAAAGCCGCTTTTGCACAATTGGTTGAGAAAGCTAAAGCTGCTTTGGCTGCTTAA
- a CDS encoding MliC family protein, giving the protein MKSKVLLAVAAALSLGACVAPDMDYDFERGSRHEHRHEHRYDNRDDNYDRNEMRREERRYEENRRTSESRRLRTFSCENGLSVDVRNLNNDQLELRLDDKRAVLSSDVSGSGSRYTSNRGLFGKGAEWHEKNGEASFSFTDPYGNRVETSCSVR; this is encoded by the coding sequence ATGAAATCAAAAGTATTACTGGCTGTTGCCGCCGCATTATCCCTTGGTGCCTGTGTCGCACCCGACATGGATTATGATTTCGAACGTGGTTCCCGTCACGAGCATCGCCATGAACACCGTTACGACAATCGTGATGATAATTACGATCGTAACGAGATGCGCCGTGAAGAGCGTCGTTATGAAGAAAACCGTCGCACATCAGAGTCCCGCCGTTTGCGCACTTTCTCTTGTGAGAACGGATTGTCTGTTGATGTCCGCAACTTGAATAACGATCAGTTGGAATTGCGCCTTGACGACAAGCGCGCTGTATTGTCATCCGATGTTTCCGGTTCCGGCTCGCGCTACACTTCCAACCGCGGCCTGTTCGGCAAAGGTGCGGAATGGCATGAGAAAAACGGCGAAGCATCCTTCAGCTTTACCGATCCGTACGGCAACCGTGTAGAAACTTCTTGCAGCGTGCGCTAA
- a CDS encoding FMN-dependent NADH-azoreductase, protein MDTLIINAHPDPYSSASATNRMVAHLLSKLPVGSAQTVNLAETDIQPLDKAVLEMFVATVFQEQQPNAEQTALLARLMSVVNQVKSTRRLVIAYPMYNFGIPARLKDWLDNLVVPGETFRYGADGTPRGLMSAHKVLLFQASGSVYTDGPMAQMDFASSYLKTLLGGFLGFASVDTIYAEGTASNWDVAVQRACAEIDVVFGSFTA, encoded by the coding sequence ATGGATACTCTGATTATCAACGCACACCCTGACCCGTATTCCTCTGCTTCCGCCACCAATCGCATGGTTGCACACCTGTTATCCAAACTGCCCGTAGGTAGTGCACAAACTGTTAATTTGGCAGAGACTGACATACAGCCGCTGGACAAAGCGGTTCTGGAAATGTTTGTCGCAACTGTGTTCCAAGAGCAGCAGCCGAATGCGGAACAGACCGCTTTGCTGGCACGACTGATGTCGGTAGTAAATCAAGTCAAATCCACCCGCCGACTCGTCATTGCCTATCCGATGTACAACTTCGGCATTCCCGCCCGTTTGAAAGACTGGTTAGATAATTTAGTTGTGCCTGGCGAAACGTTCCGCTACGGAGCGGATGGTACACCGCGAGGGCTGATGAGTGCGCACAAAGTACTACTGTTTCAGGCTAGTGGTAGTGTTTATACTGATGGACCGATGGCGCAAATGGATTTTGCCTCGAGCTATCTGAAAACGCTGCTTGGCGGCTTTTTAGGTTTTGCTTCAGTGGACACTATCTATGCCGAAGGCACGGCGAGTAACTGGGATGTAGCGGTTCAACGCGCCTGTGCAGAAATTGATGTTGTATTCGGTAGTTTTACGGCCTAG
- a CDS encoding type B 50S ribosomal protein L31: protein MKPNIHPDNYRTVLFFDSGANEGWLIRSCAETHGKTMVWKDGKEYPLFALDTSSASHPVYTGRQRNVNTEGRASKFNQRFQSMMSSFRKDK from the coding sequence ATGAAACCGAATATTCATCCTGATAATTACCGTACTGTTTTATTTTTCGACAGCGGTGCAAATGAAGGCTGGCTTATCCGCTCTTGTGCGGAGACGCATGGTAAGACGATGGTTTGGAAAGATGGAAAAGAATACCCGCTTTTCGCGCTGGATACGTCGTCTGCATCTCATCCTGTGTACACCGGCAGACAGCGAAACGTTAACACTGAAGGGCGTGCGAGCAAGTTCAATCAGCGTTTCCAATCGATGATGTCTTCATTTAGAAAGGACAAATAA
- the pheS gene encoding phenylalanine--tRNA ligase subunit alpha, with the protein MENVNRIVAEGIAAVEAAQDFNALEQIKARYLGKTGELTGLLKTLGQMSPEERKTIGAHINECKNQFQTAFNNKRDALNEAKLQAQLAAEALDITLPGRAQENGGLHPVTLTLQRVVELFHGMGFEVADGPEIEDDFHNFQALNIPANHPARAMQDTFYVENGDVLRTHTSPIQIRYMLDKKEPPIRIIAPGRVYRVDSDATHSPMFHQAEGLWVEEGVTFADLKAVFTDFIRRFFERDDLQVRFRPSFFPFTEPSAEIDIMGENGKWLEVGGCGMVHPNVLRNVNIDPEKYTGFAFGIGLDRFAMLRYNVNDLRLFFDNDLNFLKQFG; encoded by the coding sequence ATGGAAAATGTAAACCGTATCGTTGCAGAAGGCATTGCCGCAGTAGAAGCCGCGCAAGACTTCAACGCTCTAGAACAAATCAAAGCCCGCTATCTTGGTAAAACCGGCGAATTGACCGGACTTCTGAAAACCTTAGGTCAAATGTCGCCTGAAGAGCGCAAAACCATAGGTGCGCATATCAATGAGTGCAAAAACCAGTTTCAGACGGCCTTTAACAATAAACGCGATGCCCTCAACGAAGCCAAACTCCAAGCCCAGCTTGCCGCCGAAGCTCTCGATATTACCCTGCCTGGACGCGCGCAGGAAAATGGCGGTCTTCATCCCGTAACCCTGACCTTGCAGCGCGTGGTCGAACTCTTTCACGGCATGGGTTTTGAAGTGGCGGACGGTCCGGAAATCGAAGACGATTTCCACAACTTCCAAGCCCTGAATATTCCTGCAAACCACCCGGCCCGCGCCATGCAGGATACGTTCTACGTTGAAAACGGCGATGTTTTACGTACGCACACTTCCCCGATTCAAATCCGCTACATGCTCGATAAAAAAGAGCCGCCCATCCGCATTATTGCCCCTGGCCGCGTTTACCGTGTGGACAGCGATGCTACGCACTCGCCCATGTTCCACCAAGCTGAAGGTCTGTGGGTAGAAGAGGGCGTAACCTTCGCTGATTTGAAAGCCGTGTTTACCGATTTCATCCGCCGCTTTTTCGAACGCGATGATTTGCAAGTACGTTTCCGCCCGTCTTTCTTTCCGTTTACAGAACCGTCAGCCGAAATCGACATTATGGGCGAAAACGGCAAATGGCTGGAAGTCGGTGGCTGCGGCATGGTGCATCCCAACGTGTTGAGAAACGTGAATATCGACCCCGAGAAATACACCGGTTTCGCCTTCGGCATCGGCCTCGACCGTTTCGCCATGTTGCGTTATAACGTGAACGATTTGCGGCTGTTTTTTGATAACGATTTGAACTTTTTGAAGCAGTTTGGCTAA